The nucleotide sequence GCGTCGACACCCATGATGCGCACAACCAGACCGCCCTTGATCCTCTTGAGGACGGTGCCCTCGAGGATCGTGCCGTTGTCGTAGGCGGCCTTGATGTCGGACCAGACCCTGTGGAAGTGGGCCTTCTCCTTGGAGACGCTCACCCTCCCGTCCTGGTCCTCGAGGGTCTCGATGTAGACGTCGACCTGCTGGCCGGGGACGATCTCCTCGTCCTCGCGGAACTCGGACAGGGGGATGACGCCCTCGCTCTTGTACCCGATGTCGACGACCACCTCGTTGCCGACTCTCTGCAGGATGGTCCCGGAGAGTATCGTTCCGACCTTCACCTCGGTCGTCGTGATCGTCCCGTCATAGGTCTCCTCGAGCCTCCGCCTCTCGTCGGGAGAGTACTCGAAGCCCTCGATCCTCTCGACCTCCTCCGGCGTCAGTCCGACGCAGAACTCCTTCTCGCTCAATTCGCACTCCTCTCGGCCCGTATCAGGCCAGCTTCGGCACCTGTTTCCACTATCCTGTCCATCACCAGCCCGGCCATGGCGGAAGTACCGCCCGACCTGCCGGCCTCCTCCATCTCTGCGGGGAAGATGAGCCTGCCCAGGCACACGGAGAAGCGCGGCCTCCGCGCGAGCGCGGAGAGCGGCCTGTCGGTGCCGTGCAGGAATGCCGGCAGCACGGGGACACCCATCTTCGATGCGAGCAAGCCGACGCCCGGCTTCGGAGGAAGGGGTCTGCCGTCCATGCTCCTGGTGCCCTCGGGGAAGATGAGGAGGGCGCCGCCATCCCCGAGGATCGACTCTGCGGTCCTCAGGGCGGTGCGGTCCACTCCCCTCCTGTTCACGGGGAATGCTCCGAGCTGCGTGAACATCCATGACAGCGCCCGGCCCCTGAACAGCTCGCTCTTCGCCATGAAGCGCACCGTCCTGGGGATGCAGCTCCCGAGAACGGGCGGATCCATGTCGGAGATGTGGTTGCTTGCTATCAGGAGGCCGCCCGTGCGGGGAATCCTGCCGGCCACGCTGATCCTCAGACCGAAGACGATCCGGAAGACGGCCCGGCCGCATCTCTGGATGGCATGCATCGAGCGGCCGTCCATCATGCTCCGTGCCTCCCGGCCGTACGGAACAGGGACACGACCCTCTCGACCTGCTCTCCGACGGACATGGCGCTGGTGTCCAGCAGAAAGGCGTCGGAAGCGCGCCTGAGAGGGCTGTCGGGTCTCTCCCTGTCCCTGGCGTCCCTCTTCATCAGGCTTTCCACGACATCGACGAAGACCTCGGAGGGACGGGCGCCGGAGCGGCAGGCCAGGTCCCTCGTCCTGCGGATTCCTCTCACTGCGATGTCCGCGGTGACATAGACCTTCAGGAGGGCGTCGGGGAAGACGACGGTGCCCATGTCGCGGCCCTCGGCAACGATGTCGCGGCCGGCGGAAGCCTCGCGCTGCTTAGCCACCATCGCCCGCCTGACCGGGGGCGAGGCGGACAGGAGGCTGGCGGCCTCGCCGAGTTCGGATGTGCGGATGAGGGAGGTTACGTCCTCCCCGTCGAGGAAGGCTCCCTCGGGGCCGGCGGACATCGAGCTCGCGCCCGCGATCCGGGCGACGGCATCGGGGTCCTTGGAAGCTGCAGGGCTTCTGGAGGCGAGGAGGGCGGTCATGCGGTACATGGCACCGGTGTCCAGATAACAGAAACCGAGCACCTCCGCGACGAGGCGCGCGGTGGTGCTCTTGCCCGAACCGGCGGGTCCGTCGATGGCTATGACGTCAGCCAGACAAGGTCACGTCCCCTCTTTTATACATAGGGAAGGATTATCTGCCCGGCCGGTTGCGGCGTCAAGAAGACGAGGGCGGTTCCATCCCGACCAGCGAGTAGAGCATCTGCATCTCCCTGCGTGACAGATTCCGGTGCTCGCCCCTGGGCAGGTCTCCGATCGAAACCGGCCCGAACCGGATGCGCTCAAGCGCCGCGAGTGCGAGCCCGGCGGCGGAAGCCATCCTCCTCACCTCGTGGTATCTACCGGTGGTGAGAACGATCGAGAGACGCCTGGCGCCGAGCGGTGTCACCGCGACCGGCCGGCAGAGAGGGCCGGGGCCTATCGGGATTCCGCCGCGCAGCTTCTGGAGCACCCCCGAAGGCATGTCGTCGCCCAGGGTGAGGATGTACTCCCTCTCGATCCCCCATCTGGGATGGGTCAGACGGTTCGTGAGGTCTCCGTCGTTGGTGAGGATCAGCAGGCCCCCCGTGTTGATGTCGAGCCTGCCGACCGGCACGCAGCCGGGGTTGAGCCTTGCCAGCACCGCCTTCAGCCTGCCGCTCCTGTCGGCCATGCTCGTCTCGACCCCGACCGGCTTGTTCCAGGCATATGCAGCCGGCACGGGGAGGACGATCCTCCTGCCGGAGTACTCGACCCTGTCCCCCGGCGCGACCTGCACCCCTATGGACTCCGGGCGCCTGCCGTTCACCGTCACGAGGCCCTGCCTGATGATCTCGTCGCAGGCCCTGCGGGAACCCACTCCCGCACGCGCGAGGAAGCGGTTGAGCCGCATGCCTTCGGAGGAATCCGCGCCGCTGCCTGCCCCGGCAGCCCTAGTTCGAGAAGAGGTCGGCGCCATCGGCGGCTCCTTCCGTACCAATGAGTTCCTCTATCTCCCGCCTGCGCGGGAGGTGGTCAATGTCGTCCAGGCCGAAGTAGTTGAGGAAGCCCTCTGTCGTTGAGTAGGTCAGGGGCCTGCCCGGAGTCTCCTGCCTGCCGCAGATGCGGATCAGGCTCCTCTCTAGCAGCGACTTCACAGCGCTGTCGCAGTTGACGCCGCGTATGGCCTCGATGGCGGCCCTGGTGCAGGGCTGGTTGTAGGCTATCACCGCGAGCGTCTCCACGGCGGCCCTGCTGAGCCTGCCGGGCCTCCTCTCCTCGTAGAGCTGTGCGACCGTGGCCCCGATGGCTGGATCGGACACCATCCTCCACGTACCGGCGGCCTCCTGGAGGATCATCGCATGACCCTCGTCCTCGAGAGAGGCCCTGATCCTGCCGATTGCCTGCGTCACGGTATCGGCGCCCGATCCGGTGAGGTCGCAGATCTCCTCGATGCTCAGGGGCCTGTCGGCGGCGAAGAGCAGACCTTCGATCGCGCGAGCCGTCACGTCGAGCATCCGGTTCAGCCCTCCACGCCTTCTCTGACCTGTCTGCAGGAACACCGAGTAGAGCGAACCTTCATCGATATGATGCGAGCCGTCACGTCGAGCATCCGGTTCAGCCCTCTCCGACCGGGGAAAACATGCAGAATCCAGAACAGCTACGCAGTGTTCGCACCGGGCACTCCCGCAGTTCACCGAACTGGGAATCCTCACATCTGGCGAACTGCTGACGTGCCAGCTCATTCCGGCTCAGCCGAATGAGCGGGTTAAAAGCGTTCTCGAGGACTCGCTCCATGCCTCCTCGCGCTCGAGAAGGAGGTCGCCGAACGGGGCTCTCTGCGTGAAGCGGACCAGACCCTGCCTGGAGAGTTCCAGGATCGTGACGAAGAACGCCACCAGAAGCCTCCTGTCGGATCCCGGGCCCAGGAGATCCCCGAGGCTGATCCCCCTCCCGTGGCGGAGCCGGGCCGAAATCATCTCGACGCATTCGGATATCGTCAGTTCGGGTCTCCTGTACCTCTGGACGGGCTCCACGGAGGGAGTCGAGAGTTCATCGAGAGCCCTCAGCAGGTCGAGCAGGCTGACCGAGCCCGGTTCAGCCCGGGGGGGCGCGTCTGAAGCCCATCTCTCCCTCTCCCCAGGCGCAGGGAAAGCGTTGCGCCACACCTCTTCGCTCTCGCGCAGCTCGGCCGCGACCTCCCTGAAGGCCCTGTAGAGAACGAGCTGCCTCATCAGAGTGCGCTCCGGATCCTCCTCGGGAGCCAGGTTCCTCGCCGGCAGGAGCGCCCTGCTCTTGATGCTGGCGAGGGTGGCCGCCATCACGAGGTACTCGCTCGCGACGTCGAGATCCAGTTCGACGGCCGCGCGTATGTAGGCCAGGTACTGCCCCGCCACCTCGGCTACCCTCACCTCGCGGATGTCCAGCTCGTCGCGCCTGATGAGATACAGGAGCAGGTCGAGGGGGCCCTCGAACTGCTCGAGGCTGATCCTGCAGGCTTCAGACGACATAGCCGAACTCGAGCAGGTCGTGAGGGTTGTCGGGCCAGGATTCCCTCACCTTCACCCAGAGGTCCGGCAGGACGGTCCTGTCCAGGAGAGCTCCGGCCCCCTTCGCGGCGCAGTCGGTGATCCTCTGGAGAGTCTGCCCTCTCCTGCCGATGATGATGCCCTTGTAGGAGTGCCTCGACACGACGAGATTCGCCCTGACGTAGGTCTTGGAGTCGCGCATGGAGAACTCCTCGATCTGGACCGCGGTGGTCGTGGCGATCTCCTCGGGCAGGACCCTGAAGAGCTCCGTCCGTATCACCTCGGATACGAGGAAGCGCTCGGAGTGGAGCGTGGTGCAGTCTCCGGGGAAGAGCATCCGCCTGGGCGGCAGGGATCGGAGCATGTCCCGGAGCAGACCGGGCACTCCCGTCCCCCTCGGCGGGCAGATGGCATGGGCGCCGGTGAAGGCGCGGAACAGACAGGCCTGGTTGATCAGCGCCTGCCAGAGGCCGGGCGGGAAGTGATCGACGTGGGTCAGACCCAGCAGGACCGGCCTTCCGGAAAAGAGGTCGAGGAACCTCTCCGTCTCGGGCGATGCGAGCTCCTCGTCGAGCTTCGTGGCATCTACGATCAGGCAGGCCGCGTCCATCCAGCCGAGGATCTCGAGCCCCAGGGCCGTCCGGAGGGGCGGTGTATCGATGATGCAGACCTGTCCCCCGGACCCCGGATCGTGGCATACCCCGGACAGGGGCAGCCGGGTCGTTCCCCGCCCCTGTGTGACCGGAGAGATCGTCCTCCCGACGAGGCTGTTGAAGAGAGAGGACTTGCCGGAGTTCGCCCCGCCCGCCAGGACGAGATAGCCGGCATGGACCCTGCCCGGGAAGCAGTATGTCAAGGCTGGCCGCCGGAATCGCCCAGCGTGCCCAGGAACGCGAAGAAATCGCCCGAGGCGGTGCCGAAGAAGACCGAACCGTTGGCGATGATCGGGGCGGTGCCCGCGTAGCCGCCCATCTCCATGCTCGACTCCAGGGCGCCAGTGGCGGCGTCGAGTATGTGGAACCGTCTGTCGTCACAGCAGACGTAGACGTTCTCGTCTCCCACCGCCGGAGGAACCTGGACCCAGTTCTCGAGCCCGGTCTCCCACAGCAGGGCTCCCCCGTCTTCGGAAAGGCACACGACCCTGCTGTCGCAGGTGCCGGCGAAAACCCGTCCTCCCTCGACTACCGGCCTGGAAACCACGGTCCTCACGGGTTGAGAGGTGAGGTCGGTCTCCCACACGACCGCCCCGGAGGAGAGGTCCAGGCTCCTCACGACCCCGTCGGCGAAGCCCACGTAGACCGATCCGCCGGAAACGGAAGGAGCCGAGGCCTGGGCCGGGAAGTCGCGCCTCCAGATCTCCTCCCCCCCGGCGCCGTAGGCGCACACGATACCGTCCTCGGTGGTGAAGACGGCGACGGTGTCTGCCACGGCCGGACCCAGCACGACGCCACCCGGCGACGCAGACCACACAAGGTCACCGGTGCGCGCGTCCAGCGCGGCGATCGAACCGGCGGAGTTGCCGGTTACCACGATCGAGTCGCCGAGGATCCCTATCGACGCGAAGAGATGGTATCCGAGGCCTGTCTTCCAGACAAGGGCTCCGGTCGAAAGGTCGAGGGCGTAGGCGTATCCGTCCTGCCCGCTGAAGAAGACGGTCGTGGCGCCGACGGCCGCCTCGCCGCTCAGGCCGCACGAGGTCCCGAACGACCAGAGCACCGCGCCGTCGGTGGCGTCTACCGCGCGGAAGGTTCCGTCGCTTCCACCGAAGTAGAGTGTGCTGCCGCAGAGGGCCGGGGCCGCGAAGAACTCCAGACCGGTATGGATCCTCCAGAGGGTGTCCAGGGGGGCCTGGATGTCGGGACCCCACACGCCCCGGCCGGCTGGATCGTTGCGGGGCTGGGCCCAGGTGGAGGGGATCTCGTCCCTGATGGAATCCGGTATGGCCGGCACCGTGATGGTGCCCTGCGCCTGGCCGGGCTCTTCCGGGCGCTCGGCGCGGGATCCCCTGAAGGCGAGGATGGCGACGACGGCCAGGCCGGCCGCGCCGAGCACGGCCCACAGAGGCCCGAACCGCGAGGAAAGGAGCCTGCCCGCCAGGGTTTCCGACCGGATCGTCACGCTCCCCCCCTCACTCAGTAGATGAGGACGGGCGCACCGACGGGAAGGGTCCTGTACAGGGCCTCCAGATCGGCGCTGCCCAACCGTATGCAGCCGTGGCTCACGTTGTTGCCCCTTCCGGTGCCATAGTGCAGGAGCACGCCGCCTCCGAGGTCGATCTTGTAGGATCCGAGCACGCCTGGCACCTGCCTGACGTAGAGCCTCTCGGACGCATCGAGAGAGTCGTTGTAGAAGGCTATCTGCTCGGCGTAGGTCAGATCCTGCGGGAGCATGACGACCTGGCCGGGATCCGGCGGCTGCATGTTCTGCTCGAGCCAGAACCAGTCCGGCCTGAACCAGTAGGGGTTGGTGCCGTTCCCGAGGACATGCCTTAGCCCGCGCGGCGTGCTGAAGTCCCAGGATTCGCCGGTGCCGTTGGAGGTCCAGCCCTTGCCGGTCCCGCAGTAGCCGGATCTGACGAGCAGGTCTCCCCTTCTCAGGTGGAACCTGTTCTGGCCCGTGTCGATGATCAGGTAGTAGTCGGGATAGACTGCCGCCGTGCTGTCTGCCGCGATGCGCAGCCGGAGGGACAGGGCGAGGTCCCTGTAGTAGTCGACCGAGTCGCGGAATGCACCTATGCTGGAATCGGCCGAGACAAGGGTATCCATCAGCGCTATGGCCTCGCGTGCCTCGGCCAGCACATCCGAACTCCTGCGCCTTTCTGATCCCAGAGTGATCGACATGGCCAGCAGGGCCGCCAGGCTGGCGGCCAGGCATGACCCGAGCACGAGAGTCGTGTTGCCGGGTGCTTTCAAGGACAATCCCTCCGGGCTATATGACTGGATCCGGGACCAGGTTGAGCTGGGTCTGCCAGCTCGCGGGCCTGCCCCTGACGTCTATGTGCACGAACGGGCCGTGCTGCTGTGTCCAGCGGTAGGCCGAGGCCCCGCCCACGGAGATGCCGCCGGATGCCTCGATCCGCCTCACGATGTCCACGGCGTGTTCGCCGTCCGAAACGTCTATCCTCTTGTTCCTGTCGATGTCGTCCATCAGGCCGTTGGGCGGGAAGCCCTCGAGCCATATGTCTGCGGCAGTGCCGTAGAGGTGCGCGCTGAAATCGGTCTCGTTGCCTATGGACCTGTTGTAGTCGGGAGTCCTGTAGCCGCTCATGACGTTGATGTCCACAGGTTCCGGGTACTCGCGCCCAACGGCCTCTATCAGGGCTTCGAGCTTGTCGACCAGCCTCAGGTCGAGGGCGAGGTACTGCGGATAGGCGCCCTCGGTATGCCCGAGGAACTCGCCCAGCGTAAAATGGCTCGAGAGCCGCACTCCGCCTCCGTTTGCACCGAGCTCGACGAAGCTCTCCGGGTTGTCGCCGCGCGAGTTGCCGTCGCCGTACAGCCCGACCGGGTACGAATTGAGCGTCGGGGTCCTCCATCTCGAGGCGTCGACCACCACAATGACCGCATATTCCTGCACCGCTTCGCCCGAGGCCAGCGTGAGCCTGAAGGTGCCGTGGCTCCGCGGCGCCGTCCAGGTCGCCGAGACGCCTTCCGAGGATGAGGGCTCCCCCGCAGAGAAGGTCCAGGTGCAGGGCACGGCCGTCGAGAGGTCGAGCATCTCGCCGGGATGGCACATCAGAGACATTCTCGAACCAGGCAGCATGCTCCCGTCGACCCCGAGGCCGATCCGGGCCGGACCCGGGTCGGGATCGCTCGAGGTCGAGAAGACGAGGAGCCAGGCGAGGCATGTGAGAGTCATCCCAGATTCCCTCCGGATATCCGCCGGTGCGGAATATAACTACGCCGGGCCGTCGGGAATACGGCTCTTCACGATCCTGCCGTCGATCCTGATCCTGCCGCCGAGATGGAGTCTCACGGCCTCCGGGAGGATCCTGTGCTCCTCCTGCAGGATCCGATCGGCGAGCGAGTCGGCCGTGTCGCTCCCCAGTACGGGCACCGCGGCCTGGAGCACGATCGGGCCGGTGTCGGTGCCGGAATCTACATAGTGCACGGTACAGCCGCTCACCTTCACCCCGTGGGCGACGGCCTGGGCCTGGGCGTGCAGGCCGGGGAAGGCCGGCAGCAGCGAGGGATGGATGTTGAGGATGCGCCCGGCGAAGGATTCGAGAAGGGCACCGCCCAGGACCCTCATGAATCCGGCAAGGCAGACCAGGTCGACGGACTTCGATACCAGCAGGTCGGCCAGCGACTTCTCCGCCTCCGGAGATACGCGCGACCTCCCCGGCCCCGGATCGAACGGGATCGATTCGACGCCCAGCCTCCTGGCCTTCAGCATGGCGCCCGACGAGGGATTGTCGGAGGCCAGCAGCACGACCGATGCGCCTCCCAGGTCGGATGTGCAGAGTGCTTCGAAATTGCTCCCCCGCCCAGAGGCGAGGACGGCTATCCTTCCGGCAGAGTTCACGATCCCCTCCCGTCTCCATCCTGCGGCGCCCACGGAGGGCCGTCGGAGAAGATCCACACGACCCCGTACGACATTCTCCTGTCGTCATCGTCGAAAGCGTCCTCCAGGGCGCCCACCAGCGAGAAGCCGAAGATGCTCAGCGAGATGCACGCGTCGGCCGACGTGCTCTCCACCTTTCCCGAACCGTCACCCGGGTCGGACTGCAGGGCTACTAGCCTGCCCCCGAGGGTGATGCGTCCGTTCCCTCCGAAGCCGAATCCGGGGAAGGCCGATACGGAAGCCCTGAGAAGGCTGTCCGACACGAAGCCCGAAAGCCCTAGCCAGGCTGGCCAGGTGATGTGCGCGCCGGCGGAGGCATCGCTCCCGTCGTGGAAGAACTCGGCGCCTGCCGGGCCCCACCCGGCGGTGGCGAGGAAGCCGGAGACCCCTCCCGGGACGCTGCAGAACCCGGCGCCGATAGCGGGGCCTCCGGGGATCGTGC is from Candidatus Fermentibacter sp. and encodes:
- the cmk gene encoding (d)CMP kinase: MDGPAGSGKSTTARLVAEVLGFCYLDTGAMYRMTALLASRSPAASKDPDAVARIAGASSMSAGPEGAFLDGEDVTSLIRTSELGEAASLLSASPPVRRAMVAKQREASAGRDIVAEGRDMGTVVFPDALLKVYVTADIAVRGIRRTRDLACRSGARPSEVFVDVVESLMKRDARDRERPDSPLRRASDAFLLDTSAMSVGEQVERVVSLFRTAGRHGA
- the scpB gene encoding SMC-Scp complex subunit ScpB, with the translated sequence MLDVTARAIEGLLFAADRPLSIEEICDLTGSGADTVTQAIGRIRASLEDEGHAMILQEAAGTWRMVSDPAIGATVAQLYEERRPGRLSRAAVETLAVIAYNQPCTRAAIEAIRGVNCDSAVKSLLERSLIRICGRQETPGRPLTYSTTEGFLNYFGLDDIDHLPRRREIEELIGTEGAADGADLFSN
- a CDS encoding PQQ-binding-like beta-propeller repeat protein, whose translation is MTIRSETLAGRLLSSRFGPLWAVLGAAGLAVVAILAFRGSRAERPEEPGQAQGTITVPAIPDSIRDEIPSTWAQPRNDPAGRGVWGPDIQAPLDTLWRIHTGLEFFAAPALCGSTLYFGGSDGTFRAVDATDGAVLWSFGTSCGLSGEAAVGATTVFFSGQDGYAYALDLSTGALVWKTGLGYHLFASIGILGDSIVVTGNSAGSIAALDARTGDLVWSASPGGVVLGPAVADTVAVFTTEDGIVCAYGAGGEEIWRRDFPAQASAPSVSGGSVYVGFADGVVRSLDLSSGAVVWETDLTSQPVRTVVSRPVVEGGRVFAGTCDSRVVCLSEDGGALLWETGLENWVQVPPAVGDENVYVCCDDRRFHILDAATGALESSMEMGGYAGTAPIIANGSVFFGTASGDFFAFLGTLGDSGGQP
- a CDS encoding lysophospholipid acyltransferase family protein; translated protein: MMDGRSMHAIQRCGRAVFRIVFGLRISVAGRIPRTGGLLIASNHISDMDPPVLGSCIPRTVRFMAKSELFRGRALSWMFTQLGAFPVNRRGVDRTALRTAESILGDGGALLIFPEGTRSMDGRPLPPKPGVGLLASKMGVPVLPAFLHGTDRPLSALARRPRFSVCLGRLIFPAEMEEAGRSGGTSAMAGLVMDRIVETGAEAGLIRAERSAN
- a CDS encoding pseudouridine synthase; this translates as MAPTSSRTRAAGAGSGADSSEGMRLNRFLARAGVGSRRACDEIIRQGLVTVNGRRPESIGVQVAPGDRVEYSGRRIVLPVPAAYAWNKPVGVETSMADRSGRLKAVLARLNPGCVPVGRLDINTGGLLILTNDGDLTNRLTHPRWGIEREYILTLGDDMPSGVLQKLRGGIPIGPGPLCRPVAVTPLGARRLSIVLTTGRYHEVRRMASAAGLALAALERIRFGPVSIGDLPRGEHRNLSRREMQMLYSLVGMEPPSSS
- a CDS encoding L,D-transpeptidase; the encoded protein is MKAPGNTTLVLGSCLAASLAALLAMSITLGSERRRSSDVLAEAREAIALMDTLVSADSSIGAFRDSVDYYRDLALSLRLRIAADSTAAVYPDYYLIIDTGQNRFHLRRGDLLVRSGYCGTGKGWTSNGTGESWDFSTPRGLRHVLGNGTNPYWFRPDWFWLEQNMQPPDPGQVVMLPQDLTYAEQIAFYNDSLDASERLYVRQVPGVLGSYKIDLGGGVLLHYGTGRGNNVSHGCIRLGSADLEALYRTLPVGAPVLIY
- a CDS encoding segregation/condensation protein A; protein product: MSSEACRISLEQFEGPLDLLLYLIRRDELDIREVRVAEVAGQYLAYIRAAVELDLDVASEYLVMAATLASIKSRALLPARNLAPEEDPERTLMRQLVLYRAFREVAAELRESEEVWRNAFPAPGERERWASDAPPRAEPGSVSLLDLLRALDELSTPSVEPVQRYRRPELTISECVEMISARLRHGRGISLGDLLGPGSDRRLLVAFFVTILELSRQGLVRFTQRAPFGDLLLEREEAWSESSRTLLTRSFG
- a CDS encoding 50S ribosome-binding GTPase; the protein is MTYCFPGRVHAGYLVLAGGANSGKSSLFNSLVGRTISPVTQGRGTTRLPLSGVCHDPGSGGQVCIIDTPPLRTALGLEILGWMDAACLIVDATKLDEELASPETERFLDLFSGRPVLLGLTHVDHFPPGLWQALINQACLFRAFTGAHAICPPRGTGVPGLLRDMLRSLPPRRMLFPGDCTTLHSERFLVSEVIRTELFRVLPEEIATTTAVQIEEFSMRDSKTYVRANLVVSRHSYKGIIIGRRGQTLQRITDCAAKGAGALLDRTVLPDLWVKVRESWPDNPHDLLEFGYVV
- a CDS encoding D-Ala-D-Ala carboxypeptidase family metallohydrolase — its product is MTLTCLAWLLVFSTSSDPDPGPARIGLGVDGSMLPGSRMSLMCHPGEMLDLSTAVPCTWTFSAGEPSSSEGVSATWTAPRSHGTFRLTLASGEAVQEYAVIVVVDASRWRTPTLNSYPVGLYGDGNSRGDNPESFVELGANGGGVRLSSHFTLGEFLGHTEGAYPQYLALDLRLVDKLEALIEAVGREYPEPVDINVMSGYRTPDYNRSIGNETDFSAHLYGTAADIWLEGFPPNGLMDDIDRNKRIDVSDGEHAVDIVRRIEASGGISVGGASAYRWTQQHGPFVHIDVRGRPASWQTQLNLVPDPVI
- the purN gene encoding phosphoribosylglycinamide formyltransferase, with protein sequence MNSAGRIAVLASGRGSNFEALCTSDLGGASVVLLASDNPSSGAMLKARRLGVESIPFDPGPGRSRVSPEAEKSLADLLVSKSVDLVCLAGFMRVLGGALLESFAGRILNIHPSLLPAFPGLHAQAQAVAHGVKVSGCTVHYVDSGTDTGPIVLQAAVPVLGSDTADSLADRILQEEHRILPEAVRLHLGGRIRIDGRIVKSRIPDGPA